The following are encoded in a window of Chitinophaga sp. H8 genomic DNA:
- a CDS encoding thioesterase family protein translates to MKHCFNIGSTRQFTRIVKPEDCATFESGQVHPVYATFALARDAEWCCRLFVLEMKDVDEEGIGTMITVTHLLPAIVGASVHFTATITGLQKNEIICNYEARVGNRIIARGQQGQKILKKARLQQLFDHPAE, encoded by the coding sequence ATGAAACACTGTTTTAACATAGGCAGCACCCGACAATTTACCCGGATCGTAAAACCCGAAGACTGTGCCACTTTTGAAAGCGGGCAGGTACATCCTGTATATGCTACCTTTGCCCTGGCCAGGGATGCCGAATGGTGCTGCCGGCTATTTGTACTGGAAATGAAAGACGTGGATGAAGAAGGGATAGGCACCATGATCACCGTCACCCACCTGTTGCCTGCCATCGTGGGTGCAAGCGTGCACTTTACAGCTACCATTACAGGTCTTCAAAAGAATGAAATCATTTGTAACTACGAAGCAAGGGTAGGAAACCGGATAATCGCCCGGGGACAACAAGGACAAAAAATATTGAAAAAAGCACGGCTGCAGCAACTATTCGATCATCCAGCAGAATAA